The genomic stretch GCCTCGGTGGCGGAGTCCATGCGGGCGCCACGAGCAGGCGGCTCCGCTGCGTCCGTTGTCCGCTCGCTGCGCTCGCTCATGCCTGGCTCCCGCCTGTTCGCTCTCGACTGTGCTACACGCACAAGACGCCAGTCTCCACCGCTTTGTGACACCCCGCGGCCGGTGGTGTATGTCACACAGCCGCGCCGTCACAGGGGTTGGGTCGCCGGCGTCTCCATGCCGTCAGGACGCCGCGCGAACGATCGGCGAGGCACACGCCTCCACCAGTGGTGTCCACCATGGAAATCCGCCACCGCAGAAAGAACGGGAAGACATCATGAGCAAGGTCTGGTTCGTCACCGGTTCGTCGCGCGGCTTGGGCCGCAACTTCGTCGAGGCCGCCCTGTCGCGCGGTGACAAGGTGGCCGCGACCGCCCGGAACACCGGAAGCCTTGATGAGCTGGTTTCCACCTATGGCGACGCGGTGCTCCCGCTTGAGCTGGACGTGGCCGACAAGGCCGCCGTCTTCGAGGGCGTGAAGCGGGCCAAGGAGCACTTCGGCCATCTCGACGTCATCGTGAACAACGCCGGCTACGCCCAGATCGGCGCGGTCGAGGAGCTGACCGAGCGGGAACTGCGCGACCAGCTGGAGACCAACCTGTTCGGTGCGGTATGGGTCATCCAGGCCGCGCTGCCCTACCTGCGTGAGCAGCGCTCGGGGCACATCATCCAGCTGTCCTCGGCGGCCGGGGTCATCGCCATGCCGCTCGGCGGCGCATACCACGCCTCCAAGTGGGCCCTCGAGGGCTTGAATGAAGCTCTCGCCGGCGAGGTCGCCGACTTCGGCGTCAAGGTGACCATCATCGAGCCCGGCGGCTTCGCCACCAGGTCCGGCAAGAACCCGGATCCGCTCGCCAACGGCCACATGGCCCAGACCGACCCGGCCTACGACGGCCTCCGCCGCCGCCTCGGCGCGGTCGCCGGAAAGCAGCCCGCCGGCGACCCGGCCGCCGCGGCCCAGGCACTCCTCAAGCTCGTCGACTCCGACAACCCACCCCTGCGGGTGCTCTTCGGCCAGGGCTTCTACCCGATGATCCAGCAGGTTTACGCCGACCGGCTCAAGACCTGGGCCGACTGGCAGGACCTTTCGGCGGAAGCCCACGGCAACCTCGATCAAGAAGATCGGTGACCCCGGTCTGAGGTGCGAGGTTTCTGGAGGATGTCAGTGCTGGATGCCACGGCGTCCGAGAACGTAGAGGTCGTCGGCCAGACCCCGCCGGACAACCTCCCGACGTATACCTCCAGGCGCCCTGCCCCCTGCCCCACGGCACCACGAGGACCCATTGAGCGGCACCGTCGCCTACGCGCGGGTCTCGGGGTTGGGAACGAACGGACACCGTCCGGTACAAGGGTCTGTTCCTGGAGGACCCGCTGGCGGTGACCTGGCCGGTGGTGGACTGACGACCGAGACGGCCAGCAGGGCGGCAGCTGACGCGCCCGTTCCGCACCTTCGTGCACGGCCGGGCCCGGACACACGCCGAGGGGCCGGTGGCGGTGTTCGGTGAACGGAGGGCCATCGTGGATGCGGAGGCGGCGGAGCGTGGGGTCAGGCTTCCGCGTGCCGGTCGAGGCCGAGCGTGGCGATGAGGTCTTCGTGAAGCTCGAACCAGACACGATGGCAGGAGTCGACGTCGGTGCGGTCGACCCAGGTGCTCTCCCCGGCTCGGGCGCGCGCCAGGGCTGTGGTGAATCGTGTGTCGTATCCGCGGAACCGTGTGAGGACGCTCCTGAGCCGGTCCGCGAGTGGCGTGAGTGCGCGGTCGATGCCGGCGAGCTCGAAGAGGACTCGGGCGTCCCAGGCGTAATCGGAGTGGTCGTTGACGGCGAGCCGATCGCCGGCGGTGGGCCGGAGTTGCCAGTCGGTGCAGGCTCGTAGCAGGAGGGCGTTCAGCGGGAGGAACTCGCGGTAGACGTCGTGGACCTCGTCGGCGCCGCCGACGCGTGCGAGCTCGGCCGCGAGCTGGCGCTCGTTCTCGGCTCGGCCCCGTTCGGTCAGCGACCAGCCTCCGGTGCCGGCGAAGGCGGTGTGCTCGACCCAGCCGCGTGCCTCGGCGTCGAGCAGCAGCTCTTTCGTCTCGGCCGGGTCGAGCCCGTACCGATGAGCGATCACTGGGGTGTCCGCGAACCCGGTGATGCGAACGGCGTGCAGGACCAGGAGGCCGGGCGGAGAGTCGCGCGTCACGAGCCGGCGTCCTGTCGTGCCGTCAGGCGGGTGTAGTGCTGCTGGCACGCCTGCGGGGAGTTGAACCCCATCACGTGCGCCATCTGCGCCCAGGTCAGACCTGCGCTCCGGGCCATGAACAGCAGAGCGGATTCGAGTCCTTCGACCTCGGCTCGTGCGGCGGGCAGGAGGGCGAGCGCGCTCAGGATGTCCTCCGGGTCCAGGTCGGCGTTGCGCCAGACGGCGAACTGCACAAGGTCGACCGCCGACGGCGGGACGGGTGGGGGTCGCCACGGACGGGCGTCGAGCGCATCCGCGCCCAGGCCCAGAAGATGCTCACGCGCGTCCCGCTCACGCTGGGCCTGGACGTGGTCGGCGTGCGCGCTGTGAGCGGTGATGTCCTGCTTGCGTGCCATGCGACTCATGATGCACAATCAACAAAATGTTGTCAACAATCTGTTGAAAGGCAGGGCGGATGATCGTACCCCTCATGGAGGCTGTCGCCGACACCTGCGGAGGCAAGGCCGCCGCGCTCGGCGCGTTGCTGCGCGCGGGCCTGCCGGTTCCTGATGGCTTCGTCGTCCCGTTCGCCGCTTACCTCGCCGCCGTACGCGAGCTGGACCTCGGGCGGCTCGCCGGGGAGCCGGACGATCTCGACGCGGCGCGGCAGGCGATCGAGGCCCGCCCGGTCCACGCCACCGTGGTCGACGCGCTGGGACGCGCACTCGGCGAGCTCGGCGATCCGCCCGTGGCGGTGAGATCATCGGCGGCGAACGAGGACACCGGTCAGGCATCGGCGGCCGGTCAGCACGAGAGCTTTCTCGCCGTGCACGGGGTCAGCGAGGTCGCCGATGCCGTACGTGCCTGCTGGGCCTCGCTGTTCTCCCCACGTGCCGTTCACTACCGGGGTGCCGCCGTCGGCGACGACCGGCCGTCCGACGACCTTGTGATGGCCGTCATCGTCCAACGCCATCTGGACGCCGAGGTGTCCGGGGTCATGTTCACGCCCGCGGACCCGAAAGACGCGACCGAGATCGAGGCGTCCTGGGGCCTCGGACCCAGCGTCGTCGGGGGCACGGTCACTCCTGACGCCTACCGCGTCGCCGCGGACGGGGCGGTCACCCGCGCTGTCGCGGACAAACGGACCCGCCTTGACCGGCGCGGCAAGCGGCTCGTCATGAGCGACGTGCCCACCCGTGCCCGGGACCGACCGGCGATCGACGACGCGACCGCCACGCAGCTCGCCGAGCTGGGCAAGGAGATCGCCGCCGTATTCGGCGGACCGCAGGACATCGAGTGGGCGATCGTTGACGGCCGCACCTGGGTCCTGCAGGCACGGCCGGTGACCGCCGCACCCCCGCCGCCGCCATCGCCTTCCGGCGCCTCGCACACCCCGGCCACACTCACCGGGACACCGGGCAGCCGCGGGACCGTGACCGGCACCGCGAGGATCGTCCGGGGCCCGGGCGACTTCGCGCGCGTGCACCCGGGCGACATCCTCGTCTGCCCCTTCACCGACCCCGCTTGGACACCGCTGCTGCGCATCGCCGCCGGCGTCGTCACCGAAACCGGAGGCGTGCTCTCCCACGCCGCGATCGTCGCCCGCGAGCACGCCATCCCCGCCGTCCTCGGCATCCCGAACGCGACAACCAGGCTCCACGACGACACCCTCATCACCATCGACGGCACCACCGGCACCGTCACGGCGACGAACGCGTGACCGATCACTTCCGTCCCTGGCCGGGAGTCACTCCCAGAAGCCGCACGCCGCCGACCTAGCAAGAATGTCGGCAAGTCGCAACGGCACCCGCCCCGCCCCGTTCGCCGACGACGATCGCGCCACCCGGCCGCGCACGGTCTGCTCGGACTCCGCCAGACCAACGGCCGGCCCCACCCAAGCATCCCGCCGCCGAACCCACACCTGCGGATCGAAAGGAGAGGGGGAAGCGGTCCCGCACGGGCACCGCGCCCCCCAACTGCTGATGGCAACCCGACACCTCTACCTGGCACGCCACGGCGTGGCCGACGCGTTCGGGGAGCTCACCGACATCGGGCGCCGGCAGGCGGGCCTGCTGGGCGAACGGCTCGCCGGCGTACCGGTCGACGCCGTGTGGCACTCTCCGCTGCCGCGCGCCGTGGCAAGCGCGCACGAACTCGCCCGGCATCTGCCGAACGTGCCCGTGACCGAGGCCGCCGAACTCGTCGACCACGTGCCCTACGTCCCCAGCGCGGCCGAAACACCTCCGTCCTGGGCCGGCTTCTTCGACGGCTACGACGACACCGAGGCAGCCTCGGGCCAAAGGCTCGCCGAGGCTCTGGTCGCCCGGTTCGCGAAGGCCCCCGACACGACCACGGAAGGGACCCGTCCCGACACACACGAGGTCCTGGTGACGCACGCCTACCCGATCGCGTGGCTGATGCGGCACGCGCTGGATGCGCCGCCGTCCCGGTGGCTCGGGCTGAACAGCGCCAACACCGCGCTGACGGTCATCGAGTACCGCACCGGCCTGCCGCCCGCGATCGTGATGTTCAACGACATGAGCCACCTTCCGGCCGACCTGCGCTGGACCGGGTTCCCCGAAAGCGTGAGGCCGTGAGGTGGCTCCTTCCGGGCACCAGGGGCCAGCCCGCCACCGAGGCCGCCCGGCTCACGCTGCGCGCCTACAAACGCCGGCGCGCCGAAGACGGCGGCCGCGGCCAGCGCGAGGGCAGCAGCGCCAATCTTGGCCGCCGACGTCAGTCCCTGGCTACGGCCGGACGCCGCCACCAGCCCGGACCGATCCTTCTGCCACACCTACGGTCGCAGCGCGAAGACCAAGCATCAGCTGATCCCCGGCTGGCCTTTCTCCATCGTCGCCGCGCTGGAGGGGGCCCGTACCTCGCGGACCGCGCTGCTGGACGCCGTTCGTCTGATGCCCGGCGCGAACGTCGCCGCCGTCACCGCCAACCAGCTCCGCGCCCGACGGGGGTCGCCCGCCCAGGCATGGCGCCGAGTTCTTGTTCGGCGACCCTACTACCTGGGGCGATCCCGACACCGCAACGGTCGCCGACACGACCCGGTACGGCAGCGCGACCGCGATGGCATGGGATCGGCTGCACCCGATCCTGACCCACCGGGCCGCCTGGCACGACTTCCCCGGCGACCTGCCCTTCATCGAGGGCACGGCCATCCGGCTGCAGGTCGACCACCTGCCCTCCGGCGGCGACCCCAAGCCGCTGTGGCTGTCGTGGTCAGGCACCGACGCGACCGAGCACGACGTCGACCGGCTCTGGCAGGCGTTCCTGCGAAGATTCGACCTGGAGCACACCTCGGCTGGACCAAGCCCCGGCCTGTGCGCCCCGCACGCCGCCGCCACCTGGACCCTGCTCATCCTCGCCGTCCACACCCGGCTCCGCCTCGCCCGCGGCCTGGTCCAGGATCTACGCCGCCCCTGGGAAAAGCCGCTGCAGGCGGCCGAACTCACCCCGGCCCGAGTCCGGCGGGGTTTCGGAACCTGCGCACCAAGACGCCGCCGATTGCCCGTGTGCCCAAACCCTCCAGGCCCGGTCACGGACGACCTTCCAGGTACCGAACCGCGCCGCACCACCTGACCAGCTAAACCCAGTCACAGCCGGCATATCCACCAAGCCCAACACGAAGATCAGAGGTCGGCCTTCAAAGCAGGCTTCCACTCCTGGACGAGAAGCCCGAGCAGCACCTCGTCCAGGAACTCGCCCATCACCCAGGCCGAGGAGCGCAGCACGCCCTCGCGGACGAAGCCGTTGCGCTCGGCGGAGCGCAACATCGCGGCGTTGTCCGCCAGCGTCTCGATCTGCAGTCGCTGCAGGCCGCGCACGACGAAACCGTAGTGGCACAGCACCGCGACCACGTCGGTGCCGTAGCCCTTGCCGCGGGCCGACGGCAGCAGCCCCAGCCCAATGTGCGCGGACCGGTGATGGTTGTCGATCCCCCACAGCGTCGCGGTGCCGACCAGCGTGCCGCCATCCAGCTCCACGACCGAGAACGGCACGTGCCCTTGCTCCGTGTCGTCCACCACGAGCCGCGGATCCTTCGAGCCGGGTGTGATCGGCCGCCACGGCCGGCTTTCGGCCCGCGAGGAGTTGACCACGTCGTCGTAGAGCTCGGCCCGCAGGATCGGAATGTCGTCCTCGTACCGGGCCCTGAGCCCGACCTTGTTACCTCTTAGCATGCAAGCTTCCTATCCGACCGGGCGTCCGGCGGCAAACCAAGCCCATCCTGACCGGCGCTCTGGTCGGCACCCCGCATCCGGCCTTGATCGGTGCCGCCAGGACGACTAGCCTGATCGCCGTTCTGCCGGAAGGCGGGGCCGAGGCGATCGCGTCACGCGGGAAGAGCCCCGACCACGACGAGCTGCTCGACCACCCCGCCATGGAGTTTGGGACCGACTGACGATGAGCGCGGAAGAGGATTTCAAGCAGGTCGGCGCCGAGCTGGCCGACCTGGGTGTACGGATCTCCACGATGATGGGGAGTCCCGCGCTCAAAGATCAGGCGGGGAAGGTGTTCGCGAGCCTGCAGCGCGACGGCGCGATGGTGTTCCGGCTGGTCAGGGACACCCCCGAACACACAGCCGCGCTCCAGCTGGCCGGGGCGTCCCTGTTCGACCCCTCGGGGCAGGGCAGGGCGATAAAGGACTGGGTGGTCGTGCCCCACTCCTCGGCCGAGAAATGGACGGATCTGGCCGAGGCCGCCCTCAGCCGCCCACGCTGATCAGTAGGCCACGTCGACGGTGTGGCGGTGGGTGCCCGAGTCAGGCAGGACGCGGAGCACGGCGTCGGCGAGGTTAGGGCGAGCAGCTCGTTACCGCGGCAGGAACGGACGAGGTCGCGGCTGTGGTCTGGCCGGAGCGGAGGCGGTGTGAGCCGGATGATCGTCACCGGCGCACAGACGGGATCAGGGATTCCGTCCGCATACGACCAGGTATCCGTCGATGGTGATGATCCGATCGGAGACGAGGTCGTCGGGCAGGGCGTGGCCGAGGTCGCGGGTGCGAACCTCCCGATCCAGCGGTCGTGCTGGTACTCGTGGTTGATGATCGCCATGAGCAGCGACTGCGCGTCGATCCTGAGCTGGGCGGAGGCACCGACGTCTCCGGCTCCGAGCAGGCCGACCCTGGCGCCAGAGCACCACGGCAGATGCTGCTTCCAGCCTTCCGATGGTCAGTCGCTACTGGCCGTTCCGATCCTTCTCACGGGCGCCTTTCGGTTGCTCAGGCGAAATCAGTTGGCGGGCTTGCCGAACCAGCGGGAGAGGTGGTCGTCCAGGTCCTGCTGATCGTCGCCGATCCAGGCGACGTGGCCGTCGGGGCGTAGCAAGACGCACGGGACATCCAGTTCCGCAGTGGGATCCGCGAGGTAATCGACCCGGTCTGACCAGCCGCCGGCGGTCAGGCGTTCGGTGCGGTCCAGCAGCAGGCCGCGGCCGCGATGCAGCAGACCGTAGAGGTGGCCCTGTTTCACGTCGATGTCGCGCAGGCGGCGGCCGAGCAGGTCGGGGCCTTCGCCGAAGTCATAGCGGATGCCGATCGCGGTGATCTTCTCGATCAGATAGCGGTTCACCTCGTCGAAGTCCATCAGTTCGGTGAGCAGCCTGCGCACGGCCTGCGGGCCCGGTTCGGTGGACGACAGTTCCATCTGGGCGCGGGTGTTGTCCAGCACGTCCTCGGCGACCGGATGACGTTCGGCCTGGTAGGTGTCCAGCAGTGTTTCCGGCGCCCAGCCGCGGATCTGTGCGGCCAGTTTCCAGCCGAGGTTGAATGCGTCCTGAACGCCCAGGTTGAGGCCCTGTCCGCCGGTGGGTGGATGGATGTGTGCCGCATCGCCGGCCAGCAGCACCCGCCCGACCCGATAACGTTCGGCAAGCCGGGTGGCATCCCCGAAGCGGGACAACCAGCGCGGGGAGTGCACGCCGAAATCGGTTCCGGCGATGGTGCGCAACTGTTGTTTGAAATCCTCGAGGGTGGGCGGTTCCGCGCGGTCGCTGACTCCCGCGGCGGGGACTACGACGCTATAGACCCCTTCGCCGAAGGGCCGGAGCCAGAATGGCTGATGGGTCTCGCCGATTTCGGTCACCTTGGCGGCGATCTCCTCCTGCGGCACGCCCACTTCCATCTCGCCCATCAGCGTCTCGGTCCGTGAGGGCTCGCCGGGGAAGCCGACACCGAGCAGTTTGCGCACCGTACTGCGCC from Nonomuraea polychroma encodes the following:
- a CDS encoding SDR family NAD(P)-dependent oxidoreductase; this encodes MSKVWFVTGSSRGLGRNFVEAALSRGDKVAATARNTGSLDELVSTYGDAVLPLELDVADKAAVFEGVKRAKEHFGHLDVIVNNAGYAQIGAVEELTERELRDQLETNLFGAVWVIQAALPYLREQRSGHIIQLSSAAGVIAMPLGGAYHASKWALEGLNEALAGEVADFGVKVTIIEPGGFATRSGKNPDPLANGHMAQTDPAYDGLRRRLGAVAGKQPAGDPAAAAQALLKLVDSDNPPLRVLFGQGFYPMIQQVYADRLKTWADWQDLSAEAHGNLDQEDR
- a CDS encoding transcriptional regulator translates to MTRDSPPGLLVLHAVRITGFADTPVIAHRYGLDPAETKELLLDAEARGWVEHTAFAGTGGWSLTERGRAENERQLAAELARVGGADEVHDVYREFLPLNALLLRACTDWQLRPTAGDRLAVNDHSDYAWDARVLFELAGIDRALTPLADRLRSVLTRFRGYDTRFTTALARARAGESTWVDRTDVDSCHRVWFELHEDLIATLGLDRHAEA
- a CDS encoding DNA-binding protein, which gives rise to MARKQDITAHSAHADHVQAQRERDAREHLLGLGADALDARPWRPPPVPPSAVDLVQFAVWRNADLDPEDILSALALLPAARAEVEGLESALLFMARSAGLTWAQMAHVMGFNSPQACQQHYTRLTARQDAGS
- a CDS encoding PEP/pyruvate-binding domain-containing protein; the protein is MIVPLMEAVADTCGGKAAALGALLRAGLPVPDGFVVPFAAYLAAVRELDLGRLAGEPDDLDAARQAIEARPVHATVVDALGRALGELGDPPVAVRSSAANEDTGQASAAGQHESFLAVHGVSEVADAVRACWASLFSPRAVHYRGAAVGDDRPSDDLVMAVIVQRHLDAEVSGVMFTPADPKDATEIEASWGLGPSVVGGTVTPDAYRVAADGAVTRAVADKRTRLDRRGKRLVMSDVPTRARDRPAIDDATATQLAELGKEIAAVFGGPQDIEWAIVDGRTWVLQARPVTAAPPPPPSPSGASHTPATLTGTPGSRGTVTGTARIVRGPGDFARVHPGDILVCPFTDPAWTPLLRIAAGVVTETGGVLSHAAIVAREHAIPAVLGIPNATTRLHDDTLITIDGTTGTVTATNA
- a CDS encoding histidine phosphatase family protein; this encodes MATRHLYLARHGVADAFGELTDIGRRQAGLLGERLAGVPVDAVWHSPLPRAVASAHELARHLPNVPVTEAAELVDHVPYVPSAAETPPSWAGFFDGYDDTEAASGQRLAEALVARFAKAPDTTTEGTRPDTHEVLVTHAYPIAWLMRHALDAPPSRWLGLNSANTALTVIEYRTGLPPAIVMFNDMSHLPADLRWTGFPESVRP
- a CDS encoding GNAT family N-acetyltransferase, whose product is MLRGNKVGLRARYEDDIPILRAELYDDVVNSSRAESRPWRPITPGSKDPRLVVDDTEQGHVPFSVVELDGGTLVGTATLWGIDNHHRSAHIGLGLLPSARGKGYGTDVVAVLCHYGFVVRGLQRLQIETLADNAAMLRSAERNGFVREGVLRSSAWVMGEFLDEVLLGLLVQEWKPALKADL
- the rox gene encoding rifampin monooxygenase, producing MFDVIIAGCGPTGAMLAAELRLHDVRVLVLEKETEPASVVRIVGLHIRSLELMAMRGLLDRILQHGRQRPAGGFFAAIPKPAPKGLDSAYAYLLGIPQPVIVHLLEEHAIELGTQVRRGCAVAGLEQDDEGVTVELADGQQLRSRYLVGCDGGRSTVRKLLGVGFPGEPSRTETLMGEMEVGVPQEEIAAKVTEIGETHQPFWLRPFGEGVYSVVVPAAGVSDRAEPPTLEDFKQQLRTIAGTDFGVHSPRWLSRFGDATRLAERYRVGRVLLAGDAAHIHPPTGGQGLNLGVQDAFNLGWKLAAQIRGWAPETLLDTYQAERHPVAEDVLDNTRAQMELSSTEPGPQAVRRLLTELMDFDEVNRYLIEKITAIGIRYDFGEGPDLLGRRLRDIDVKQGHLYGLLHRGRGLLLDRTERLTAGGWSDRVDYLADPTAELDVPCVLLRPDGHVAWIGDDQQDLDDHLSRWFGKPAN